From Xiphophorus maculatus strain JP 163 A chromosome 12, X_maculatus-5.0-male, whole genome shotgun sequence, the proteins below share one genomic window:
- the rnf215 gene encoding RING finger protein 215, producing the protein MASARPCCLCLPSPVVLLLLLRWPGLLVAAKQVALVEVFLEHQPAVSTLLQGEVVSSRGSKSSETRNEEQEGNLVLVGDDATQPSEERDGENGDWQEPWIGVVPVEMDDSKASTGNQESFADAMVNKMKRALVLGASALIILALNQNTASEMDLSQVLLSKPIIVIQTSENVTKLIGALLRGLRATAKITYETILQDNLGATLTLWSSCGRSRGGLYGEWQGVICTGESNSQVQKYLQQLWDTVLLVALILCTGVIVQARWQYQDRQLNDNLELLPKQDVLKKMSSLKTKTYRRPKPWCDPSQQTETENCAVCLEPFNNNQCLRVLPCLHEYHRDCIDPWLLLQHTCPLCKRSILGAVRRDS; encoded by the exons ATGGCTTCAGCTCGCCCGTGTTGTCTCTGTTTACCCTCGCCggttgttctgctgctgctgctgcggtgGCCCGGGTTGCTGGTGGCCGCGAAGCAGGTCGCTTTGGTGGAGGTTTTTCTGGAGCACCAGCCCGCTGTTAGCACTCTGCTCCAGGGGGAGGTGGTGTCAAGCCGAGGTAGCAAGAGCTCAGAGACCCGGAACGAGGAGCAGGAGGGGAACCTGGTGTTG GTTGGAGATGACGCAACGCAGCCGAGCGAAGAAAGAGACGGGGAAAATGGCGACTGGCAGGAGCCGTGGATCGGCGTTGTGCCGGTGGAGATGGACGACAGCAAAGCCTCTACTGGGAACCAGGAGTCTTTTGCTGATGCAATGGTTAACAAA ATGAAGCGGGCGTTGGTCCTGGGAGCGTCAGCGCTGATCATCCTGGctctgaaccaaaacacagcCAGCGAG ATGGATTTGTCTCAGGTTCTGCTGTCCAAGCCCATCATTGTGATCCAAACGTCAGAGAACGTGACCAAGCTGATTGGAGCTCTGCTGAG GGGTCTTCGGGCGACGGCTAAAATCACATATGAGACGATCCTACAGGACAACTTG GGCGCCACGCTGACCCTGTGGTCCAGCTGTGGCCGGTCCAGAGGCGGCCTGTACGGAGAGTGGCAGGGGGTCATCTGCACCGGCGAGAGCAACTCTCAGGTCCAG AAGTacctgcagcagctgtgggACACCGTCCTGCTGGTGGCGCTGATCCTCTGCACAGGCGTCATCGTTCAGGCCCGCTGGCAGTACCAGGACCGCCAGCTCAACGACAACCTAGAG cttcttccCAAGCAGGACGTTCTGAAGAAAATGTCGTCGCTGAAAACCAAAACGTATCGTCGGCCCAAACCCTGGTGCGACCCGTCCCAGCAGACCGAGACGGAGAACTGCGCCGTCTGTCTGGAGCCGTTCAACAACAACCAG TGTCTGCGGGTGCTGCCGTGTCTCCATGAGTACCACAGGGATTGCATCGACCCCTGGCTGTTGCTGCAGCACACCTGCCCTCTGTGCAAACGCAGCATCCTCG GCGCCGTCCGCAGAGACAGCTAG